One Halolamina litorea genomic window carries:
- a CDS encoding NAD(P)/FAD-dependent oxidoreductase produces MTHRIVVVGAGYAGAGTVDALKQEVPKADLEEEVELVWINEHDYHLVLHESHRVIRNPDVASKITIPCESLLPDWGEFRQGRVVGLDEADQSVELDDGSAVDYDYLLLGIGSATAFYGIDGLREHSLTLKSLADAREIHQSIKEAAADASIADPAQVIVGGAGLSGIQSAGEIAAYRDEHDADIDVHLVEGLDEVFPGNDSEVQQALRTRIEDAEINIECGEFISKVDEDTVYLGGGEDEEPAEMPYDVLVWTGGITGQEELENTDLDKDERSRRVFAAQDFRTSDDRVFAIGDTALIDQGDDNVAPPTAVAAWTAAEVAGENLVNAVQGKPLSEWTYEDKGTLISVGDEAVAHDIDALPFGTFGGTGAKFLKKAAAVRWIASISSFGRGMHAWNDM; encoded by the coding sequence ATGACCCACCGGATCGTCGTCGTCGGGGCGGGCTACGCGGGCGCGGGAACCGTCGACGCCCTCAAACAGGAGGTCCCGAAGGCGGACCTCGAAGAGGAGGTCGAACTCGTCTGGATCAACGAACACGACTACCACCTCGTGCTCCACGAGTCCCACCGCGTCATCCGGAACCCGGACGTGGCCTCGAAGATCACCATCCCCTGTGAGTCGCTCCTGCCCGATTGGGGCGAGTTCCGACAGGGCCGCGTCGTCGGCCTCGACGAGGCGGACCAGTCGGTCGAACTCGACGATGGAAGCGCGGTCGACTACGACTACCTCCTGCTCGGTATCGGCAGCGCGACGGCGTTCTACGGCATCGACGGCCTGCGCGAGCACTCGCTCACGCTCAAGAGCCTCGCCGACGCCCGCGAGATCCACCAGTCGATCAAGGAGGCCGCCGCGGACGCCTCCATCGCCGACCCCGCGCAGGTGATCGTCGGCGGTGCCGGCCTCTCGGGCATCCAGTCGGCCGGCGAGATCGCGGCCTACCGCGACGAACACGACGCCGACATCGACGTCCACCTCGTGGAAGGGCTCGACGAGGTGTTCCCCGGTAACGACTCCGAGGTCCAGCAGGCCCTCCGGACCCGGATCGAGGACGCGGAGATCAACATCGAGTGCGGGGAGTTCATCTCGAAGGTCGACGAGGACACCGTCTACCTCGGCGGCGGCGAGGACGAGGAGCCCGCGGAGATGCCCTACGACGTGCTCGTCTGGACCGGCGGCATCACCGGCCAGGAGGAGTTGGAGAACACCGATCTGGACAAGGACGAGCGCTCCCGGCGCGTCTTCGCCGCACAGGACTTCCGCACCAGCGACGACCGCGTGTTCGCCATCGGCGACACCGCCCTGATCGACCAGGGCGACGACAACGTCGCGCCGCCGACGGCCGTCGCCGCTTGGACGGCCGCGGAGGTCGCCGGCGAGAACCTCGTCAACGCCGTGCAGGGCAAGCCCCTCTCGGAGTGGACCTACGAGGACAAGGGGACCCTCATCTCCGTCGGCGACGAGGCCGTCGCCCACGACATCGACGCCCTGCCGTTCGGCACGTTCGGCGGCACCGGCGCGAAGTTCCTGAAGAAGGCTGCCGCAGTTCGGTGGATCGCGTCCATCTCCTCGTTCGGCCGGGGGATGCACGCCTGGAACGATATGTAG
- the menD gene encoding 2-succinyl-5-enolpyruvyl-6-hydroxy-3-cyclohexene-1-carboxylic-acid synthase — protein sequence MTAPNRNTLWARALVDELARSGVTAACVSPGSRSTPLTAAFDAHEDIHVFSHLDERAAAYFALGRARRTGEVTPLVCTSGTAAANYHPAVLEADQSRVPLLALTADRPPELRDSGANQTADQEKLYGDAVRWYKDLPEPEAEARKLRSLRTTVARALAEAEGTDPGPVHLNVPFRKPLEPVDVPGDVPDDLDPLAAEGRTDGNDGTAPAGVGGASPPAFVERSQGVPELPDTAVRALADDLGVERGLIVAGPADPHEVDPEAVVALAHATGFPILADPLSGLRFGGHTRVAPVLGGYDAYLDEAVTENWPDPEAVLRIGASPTSKPLRKYLARTGGDQFVVDPAGKWREAEFTATDLVVADPSRLAETLARVVAGPDSADWRSLWADAEQAHWDAVEGHDGLFEGGIVADAVAEAPDPTTLFVSNSMPVRDLDRFARPSPDAVTALGNRGVSGIDGITSTALGAGSATTDHLTLVIGDLAYYHDMNGLLAIARCDVDATIVLLNNDGGGIFHMLPIESFDPPFTGQFKTPHGIEFEPTGDLYGLDYERVDSREGFVDAYSEAVASEGSTVVEVVTDAADSHGTRDRLRERVVEELT from the coding sequence ATGACCGCACCGAACCGGAACACGCTCTGGGCCCGGGCGCTGGTCGACGAACTCGCCCGCAGCGGCGTTACCGCGGCTTGCGTCTCGCCGGGGTCGCGTTCGACGCCGCTGACGGCCGCATTCGACGCCCACGAGGACATCCACGTCTTCTCACACCTCGACGAGCGCGCCGCCGCCTACTTCGCGCTGGGCCGTGCTCGCCGTACCGGCGAAGTCACGCCCCTCGTCTGTACCTCCGGCACCGCCGCCGCGAACTACCACCCCGCGGTGCTCGAAGCCGACCAGTCCCGCGTCCCCCTCCTCGCACTCACCGCCGACCGACCCCCGGAACTCCGTGACTCCGGGGCGAACCAGACCGCCGATCAGGAGAAGCTCTACGGCGATGCCGTCCGGTGGTACAAGGACCTCCCCGAACCCGAAGCCGAGGCCCGGAAGCTCCGCTCCCTGCGGACAACGGTCGCCCGCGCGCTGGCCGAAGCCGAGGGGACCGACCCCGGCCCGGTCCACCTGAACGTCCCGTTCCGCAAGCCGCTCGAACCGGTCGATGTGCCCGGCGACGTGCCCGACGACCTCGACCCGCTGGCCGCCGAGGGGCGGACGGATGGGAACGACGGCACCGCACCCGCCGGCGTCGGCGGCGCGTCGCCGCCGGCGTTCGTCGAGCGCTCGCAGGGCGTTCCCGAACTCCCCGACACCGCGGTCCGCGCGCTCGCGGACGACCTCGGCGTCGAGCGTGGCCTGATCGTCGCCGGGCCGGCCGACCCCCACGAGGTCGACCCCGAGGCGGTCGTCGCGCTCGCCCACGCCACCGGCTTCCCGATCCTCGCGGACCCGCTCTCGGGCCTGCGTTTCGGCGGCCACACCCGCGTCGCTCCCGTGCTCGGCGGCTACGACGCCTACCTCGACGAAGCGGTCACGGAGAACTGGCCCGACCCCGAGGCAGTCCTGCGCATCGGCGCCTCGCCGACGTCGAAGCCGTTGCGGAAGTACCTCGCCCGCACCGGCGGCGACCAGTTCGTCGTCGACCCCGCGGGGAAGTGGCGCGAGGCGGAGTTCACCGCGACCGACCTCGTCGTCGCCGACCCCTCACGGCTGGCCGAGACGCTCGCCCGGGTCGTCGCCGGCCCCGATTCGGCGGACTGGCGGAGCCTGTGGGCCGACGCGGAGCAGGCACACTGGGACGCCGTCGAGGGCCACGATGGGCTGTTCGAGGGGGGAATCGTCGCCGACGCCGTCGCCGAGGCGCCGGACCCGACGACGCTGTTCGTCTCGAACTCCATGCCGGTCCGGGACCTGGATCGCTTCGCCCGGCCCAGCCCCGACGCCGTGACCGCGCTCGGGAACCGCGGCGTCTCGGGAATCGACGGTATCACGTCGACGGCGCTCGGCGCCGGTTCGGCGACGACGGACCACCTGACGCTCGTGATCGGCGATTTGGCGTACTACCACGACATGAACGGGCTGCTCGCGATCGCGCGCTGTGACGTGGACGCGACCATCGTCCTGCTCAACAACGACGGCGGCGGCATCTTCCACATGCTGCCGATCGAGTCGTTCGACCCACCTTTCACCGGCCAGTTCAAGACGCCCCACGGGATCGAGTTCGAGCCGACGGGCGACCTCTACGGGCTCGATTACGAGCGCGTCGACTCCCGCGAGGGCTTCGTCGACGCCTACAGCGAGGCGGTCGCGAGCGAGGGGAGCACCGTCGTCGAAGTCGTCACCGACGCCGCCGACTCCCACGGCACCCGCGACCGGCTACGCGAGCGGGTCGTCGAGGAACTCACGTAG
- a CDS encoding 1,4-dihydroxy-2-naphthoyl-CoA synthase — protein MVSELFDPDRWEQVDGAGEFDDITYHRGVDFPAVRIAFDRPEVRNAFRPGTVDELHAALDHARKQADVGAILLTGNGPSEKDGGWAFCSGGDQSVRGGSGYEYRGDDEAADDESEAVRSAKAGRLHILEVQRLIRFTPKPVVAVVPGWAVGGGHSLHVVCDLTLASEEHAKFLQTDPDVASFDGGFGSAYLARQIGQKKAREVFFLGKTYSAEEAVDMGMANEAVPHEDLEETAIDWAETMTSKSPTAMRMLKFAFNMADDGMVGQQVFAGEATRLGYMTDEAAEGRDAFLEGRDPDFSQYPWHY, from the coding sequence ATGGTCTCAGAGCTGTTCGACCCCGACCGCTGGGAGCAGGTCGACGGCGCCGGCGAGTTCGACGACATCACCTACCACCGAGGGGTGGACTTCCCCGCCGTCCGCATCGCGTTCGACCGGCCCGAGGTCCGGAACGCGTTCCGGCCCGGGACCGTCGACGAACTCCACGCCGCGCTGGATCACGCCCGCAAGCAGGCCGACGTCGGCGCCATCCTCCTGACCGGGAACGGTCCCTCCGAGAAGGACGGCGGCTGGGCGTTCTGTTCCGGCGGCGATCAGTCGGTCCGGGGTGGCTCGGGGTACGAGTACCGCGGCGACGACGAAGCCGCCGACGACGAGTCCGAGGCCGTCCGGTCGGCCAAAGCCGGCCGACTCCACATCCTCGAAGTGCAACGCTTGATCCGCTTTACCCCAAAGCCAGTCGTCGCCGTCGTCCCGGGCTGGGCCGTCGGCGGCGGTCACTCGCTGCACGTCGTCTGTGACCTCACGCTCGCCAGCGAGGAGCACGCGAAGTTCCTCCAGACCGACCCCGACGTGGCCTCCTTCGACGGCGGCTTCGGCTCGGCATATCTCGCCCGACAGATCGGCCAGAAGAAGGCCCGCGAGGTGTTCTTCCTCGGGAAGACCTACTCCGCAGAGGAGGCCGTCGACATGGGGATGGCCAACGAGGCGGTTCCCCACGAGGACTTGGAGGAGACGGCCATCGACTGGGCCGAGACGATGACGAGCAAGAGCCCGACGGCGATGCGGATGCTGAAGTTCGCGTTCAACATGGCCGACGACGGGATGGTGGGTCAGCAGGTGTTCGCCGGCGAGGCGACCCGACTGGGCTACATGACCGACGAGGCCGCGGAAGGCCGCGACGCGTTCCTCGAGGGCCGCGACCCCGACTTCTCACAGTACCCCTGGCACTACTGA
- a CDS encoding NUDIX hydrolase, which translates to MNRADPRAAYDDLYETQSVNEVEPGRYDELIGGEPFTTGWVTVASVFDDDGRMLLIYDEDDEAWMLPGGTLQPGESLTESVVREVDEEAGVGIEPGRPHSAIEVGCTDGERSATFTVVGFEATPLSTAVGSDLGVGDESITDAGWFTDLPEALFARDHAEALFERAGPA; encoded by the coding sequence ATGAACCGGGCCGACCCCCGCGCGGCGTACGACGACCTCTACGAGACCCAGAGCGTAAACGAGGTCGAACCCGGCCGCTACGACGAACTGATCGGGGGCGAGCCGTTCACTACCGGCTGGGTCACCGTCGCCTCGGTGTTCGACGACGACGGCCGGATGTTGCTGATCTACGACGAAGACGACGAGGCGTGGATGCTCCCCGGCGGTACCCTCCAACCCGGCGAGTCACTGACCGAGAGCGTCGTCCGCGAGGTGGACGAGGAGGCCGGCGTCGGCATCGAGCCGGGTCGCCCCCACAGCGCCATCGAGGTCGGCTGCACCGACGGCGAGCGCTCGGCGACGTTCACCGTCGTCGGCTTCGAGGCGACGCCGCTGTCGACGGCTGTCGGCTCGGACCTCGGGGTCGGGGACGAGTCGATCACCGACGCCGGGTGGTTCACTGACCTCCCGGAGGCGCTGTTCGCCCGCGACCACGCCGAAGCGCTGTTCGAGCGCGCCGGGCCGGCCTGA
- a CDS encoding carboxymuconolactone decarboxylase family protein gives MARVPYVDPEDLPEEYRDLVVSKLQGKPVNVYAALGNNPEVLAGMRAFLGSLWESSGLEDRERELVILLAAAENGSRYEWHQHVRIGGDAGVTEAEMAAIADGDFGGFDADEALLLRYAAAVLAGEVDDDLHDAFVAAYDESTAVGTASLASGYTSLSGVLDALDVGLEDGEEFVGWDPRP, from the coding sequence ATGGCACGCGTACCCTACGTCGACCCGGAGGACCTCCCCGAGGAGTACCGCGATCTGGTCGTCTCGAAGCTACAGGGCAAGCCGGTGAACGTCTACGCGGCGCTGGGGAACAACCCCGAAGTGCTCGCGGGCATGCGGGCCTTCCTCGGTTCGCTTTGGGAGTCGAGCGGCCTCGAAGACCGGGAGCGGGAACTGGTGATCCTGCTCGCGGCCGCCGAGAACGGCTCCCGCTACGAGTGGCACCAGCACGTCCGCATCGGCGGCGACGCCGGCGTCACCGAGGCCGAGATGGCTGCCATCGCCGACGGCGATTTCGGGGGGTTCGACGCCGACGAGGCGCTGCTGTTGCGCTACGCCGCCGCCGTCCTCGCGGGCGAAGTCGACGACGACCTCCACGACGCGTTCGTCGCCGCCTACGACGAATCGACGGCCGTCGGGACCGCCTCGCTGGCGAGCGGCTACACGTCGCTCTCGGGTGTGCTCGACGCGCTCGATGTGGGGCTGGAGGACGGCGAGGAGTTCGTCGGCTGGGACCCGCGACCGTAG
- a CDS encoding 1,4-dihydroxy-2-naphthoate polyprenyltransferase yields the protein MSTETNQAAVSKRRAWVMAARPQTMPAAIAPVLVGVGVAVHEGLFAPLPAAAALLGAVLIQIGTNFANDYYDAVNGADTADREGFTRVTAGGLIEPESVKRAMWLTFAAAIVSGTYLVWVGGVPILVIGLLSVASGIAYTGGPYPLGYHGLGDLFVFVFFGLVAVTGTVYVQAAAAVAGIPTTLPAGTVPTLALLASLPMAALTTNVLVVNNVRDKEEDATTGKRTLAVRFGYGVCRAEYVAMLVLAYAVPVVLFLGEFGPLALLPLLSLPVAGLVTRTVLTETSGAALNPALERTGQLLALYAVLFTAGLILG from the coding sequence ATGAGTACGGAGACGAATCAGGCCGCCGTCTCGAAGCGGCGCGCGTGGGTGATGGCCGCCCGCCCCCAGACGATGCCGGCGGCGATAGCGCCGGTGCTGGTCGGCGTCGGCGTCGCCGTCCACGAGGGGCTGTTCGCGCCGCTGCCGGCCGCGGCGGCGCTGCTCGGTGCGGTCCTGATCCAGATCGGCACCAACTTCGCGAACGACTACTACGACGCCGTCAACGGGGCCGATACCGCCGACCGGGAGGGGTTCACTCGCGTCACAGCCGGCGGGCTGATCGAACCCGAGTCGGTCAAGCGTGCGATGTGGCTCACCTTCGCCGCCGCAATCGTCAGCGGCACGTACCTCGTCTGGGTCGGCGGCGTCCCCATCCTCGTGATCGGCCTGCTCTCGGTCGCGTCGGGGATCGCCTACACCGGCGGGCCGTACCCGCTGGGCTACCACGGCCTCGGCGACCTGTTCGTCTTCGTCTTCTTCGGCCTCGTGGCCGTTACCGGAACCGTCTACGTGCAGGCCGCCGCGGCCGTCGCCGGTATCCCGACGACGCTCCCCGCGGGGACGGTGCCGACGCTGGCGCTGCTCGCCAGTCTGCCGATGGCCGCGCTCACGACGAACGTACTCGTCGTGAACAACGTCCGCGACAAGGAGGAGGACGCGACGACTGGCAAGCGGACGCTCGCGGTTCGATTTGGCTACGGCGTCTGCCGGGCCGAGTACGTGGCGATGCTCGTGCTGGCCTACGCCGTCCCGGTGGTCCTGTTCCTCGGGGAGTTCGGGCCCCTGGCCCTGCTACCGCTGCTCTCGCTGCCGGTCGCCGGCCTGGTCACCCGGACAGTCCTCACGGAGACCAGCGGGGCGGCGCTCAACCCCGCGCTCGAGCGGACCGGCCAACTGCTCGCGCTCTACGCGGTGCTGTTCACCGCCGGACTGATCCTCGGATGA
- a CDS encoding mandelate racemase/muconate lactonizing enzyme family protein: MSPTVRPFALDLSTPLSTADGEITERRGFLVGVDDPARGLGEATPLPGWTESFDACEAALRNPPAAWDRVDDALGDGRPATPAARHGYRLAVLDAAARDEERPLSAHLADRGGFEAPADTVPVNATVGDGSVEDTVAAAQRAAEAGFDTAKLKVGARSLSTDIDRVRAVLDAVDLAVRVDANGAWDRETASEAVEAFASFGVEYVEQPLPAGALSGLAALRGRGVGIAADESLGEHGVGALLDADAADVAVLKPMALGGPDAAIDAARRLLDTGVDPVVTTTIDGAVARAAAVHVAAAVPDVRACGLSTGDMLVTDLGPDPSPTVDGAVRVPEGPGNVGSSFDGCLRD, from the coding sequence ATGAGTCCGACGGTCCGCCCGTTCGCGCTCGACCTCTCGACCCCACTCTCGACGGCCGACGGGGAGATAACCGAGCGCCGAGGGTTCCTCGTTGGCGTCGACGACCCGGCACGCGGTCTGGGCGAGGCGACACCCCTCCCGGGCTGGACCGAGAGTTTCGACGCCTGTGAGGCCGCGCTCCGGAACCCCCCGGCTGCGTGGGACCGCGTCGACGACGCACTCGGCGACGGCCGACCGGCGACGCCAGCGGCGCGCCACGGCTACCGACTCGCCGTGCTGGACGCCGCGGCGCGCGACGAGGAGCGACCCCTCTCGGCGCACCTCGCCGACCGCGGTGGTTTCGAAGCGCCCGCCGACACGGTGCCGGTCAACGCGACGGTCGGTGACGGGAGCGTCGAGGACACCGTCGCCGCGGCTCAGCGGGCCGCCGAGGCGGGCTTCGACACGGCGAAGCTCAAAGTCGGCGCGAGGTCGTTGTCGACCGACATCGACCGCGTGCGGGCCGTGCTCGACGCCGTCGACCTCGCGGTCCGCGTCGACGCCAACGGCGCGTGGGACCGGGAGACCGCGAGCGAGGCGGTCGAGGCTTTCGCCTCATTCGGCGTCGAGTACGTCGAGCAACCGCTCCCGGCCGGGGCGCTATCGGGACTGGCTGCCCTCCGCGGACGCGGCGTCGGGATCGCCGCCGACGAGTCGCTCGGCGAGCACGGGGTGGGTGCCCTGCTCGACGCCGACGCGGCCGACGTGGCCGTGCTGAAGCCGATGGCACTCGGCGGCCCGGACGCGGCCATCGACGCCGCGAGGCGGCTGCTCGACACGGGTGTCGATCCCGTCGTCACCACGACCATCGACGGCGCCGTCGCTCGGGCGGCCGCGGTCCACGTCGCGGCCGCCGTCCCCGACGTTCGGGCCTGTGGGCTCTCGACCGGCGACATGCTCGTCACCGATCTCGGCCCGGACCCGTCCCCGACCGTCGACGGCGCGGTTCGCGTCCCCGAGGGCCCGGGGAACGTCGGCTCATCGTTCGACGGCTGTCTCCGGGACTGA
- a CDS encoding MATE family efflux transporter, with protein sequence MSLRERLAGARQLIHRAFNQEDLDLTEGGIGKPLFVLAIPIVITNLFQTAYNLADTFWVGRYSTDALAAISFAFPMVFLLISMAMGLSVAGSVMIAQNIGAGNERDAEYAASQTVSFSIIASIILGVAGYFSVEWLITIYGASPDVLPLAVNYMEVISLGLVFMFGFIMFISLMRGAGDTVTPMVVMFVSVVINIILDPFLIFGFVDNPFFAIIGMPGLQDQLFQMTGYTGDGLRGAAIATIFSRALAFIIGLGIMFRGNQGVTIRLRNMVPDMDFARRILQIGIPASIEGVGRALSVNLLLIVVGLFATPVVSAYGIGTRVLSVVFMPAIAMARGVETMSGQNIGADKPDRAAATTAFAAKASFLILSAVGVVAFVFAEPIVSIFVGADQENAGRVVEVGAQFMRFVAPTFGFMGIMRAYNGSFRGASKTAVAAVISVGTLMVFRLPVAWLGSQTFGLGSDGLWLSFAASNVFGATLAYFWYQRGTWRNVDPERARGAAPSDD encoded by the coding sequence GTGAGCCTCCGCGAGCGACTGGCGGGTGCCCGACAGCTCATCCACCGTGCGTTCAACCAGGAGGACCTCGACCTGACGGAGGGCGGGATCGGCAAGCCGCTGTTCGTGCTGGCGATCCCCATCGTCATCACGAACCTGTTCCAGACCGCCTACAACCTCGCGGACACGTTCTGGGTCGGTCGCTACAGCACCGACGCGTTGGCGGCGATCAGCTTCGCGTTCCCGATGGTGTTCCTGCTGATCTCGATGGCGATGGGGCTCTCCGTCGCCGGGAGCGTGATGATCGCCCAGAACATCGGCGCCGGCAACGAACGCGACGCGGAGTACGCCGCCTCCCAGACGGTTTCGTTCTCGATCATCGCCTCGATCATCCTCGGCGTCGCGGGCTACTTCAGCGTCGAGTGGCTGATCACCATCTACGGCGCCTCCCCCGACGTGCTCCCGCTAGCGGTGAACTACATGGAGGTGATCTCGCTGGGACTAGTGTTCATGTTCGGCTTCATCATGTTCATCTCCCTGATGCGCGGGGCCGGCGACACGGTGACGCCGATGGTCGTGATGTTCGTCTCGGTCGTCATCAACATCATCCTCGATCCGTTCCTCATCTTCGGGTTCGTCGACAACCCCTTCTTCGCCATCATCGGGATGCCGGGGCTGCAGGACCAACTGTTCCAGATGACCGGCTACACCGGCGACGGTCTCCGTGGCGCCGCCATCGCCACGATCTTCTCGCGGGCGCTGGCGTTCATCATCGGACTGGGAATCATGTTCCGCGGCAACCAGGGTGTCACGATCCGACTGCGGAACATGGTTCCCGACATGGACTTCGCCCGCCGTATCCTCCAGATCGGTATCCCGGCCTCCATCGAGGGGGTCGGGCGGGCGCTCTCGGTCAACCTCCTGCTGATCGTCGTGGGGCTGTTCGCGACCCCCGTCGTCTCGGCGTACGGGATCGGCACCCGCGTCCTCTCGGTGGTGTTCATGCCCGCCATCGCCATGGCTCGCGGCGTCGAGACCATGAGCGGACAGAACATCGGCGCCGACAAGCCCGACCGCGCCGCCGCGACGACCGCGTTCGCGGCGAAGGCGTCGTTCCTGATCCTCAGTGCGGTGGGCGTCGTCGCGTTCGTCTTCGCCGAGCCGATCGTCTCGATCTTCGTCGGCGCCGATCAGGAGAACGCCGGCCGCGTCGTCGAGGTGGGCGCACAGTTCATGCGCTTCGTCGCGCCGACGTTCGGCTTCATGGGGATCATGCGCGCCTACAACGGTAGCTTCCGCGGCGCGAGCAAGACGGCCGTCGCGGCGGTCATCTCCGTCGGGACCCTGATGGTGTTCCGACTGCCGGTCGCGTGGCTGGGCTCCCAGACGTTCGGGCTCGGTTCCGACGGGCTCTGGCTCTCCTTCGCCGCTTCGAACGTCTTCGGGGCCACGCTCGCGTACTTCTGGTACCAGCGCGGCACGTGGCGGAACGTCGACCCCGAACGGGCCCGCGGCGCGGCGCCGAGCGACGACTGA
- a CDS encoding TetR/AcrR family transcriptional regulator — MSTEETASDITAGTYRALCKHGYAEVTMEDIAAETDRSKSALHYHYDSKHDLLVSFFDGLLEQFTDRLDAVEGETAHDRLLDLIDTILFPPDDAHPDRQFQTAVLELKAQGPYDEAFRRHLQDHDRTLRTHVEEHLADGVESGEFREDLDIEASADFLVTVFNGAQTRSVAVGRPIEESRETLAAHIDSMIVADGGCE, encoded by the coding sequence ATGAGTACGGAAGAGACTGCGAGCGACATCACCGCCGGTACCTATCGTGCCCTCTGCAAGCACGGCTACGCGGAGGTGACCATGGAGGACATCGCGGCCGAGACCGACCGCAGCAAGTCCGCGCTCCACTACCACTACGACAGCAAGCACGACCTGCTGGTCTCCTTTTTCGACGGTCTGCTGGAGCAGTTCACCGACCGACTGGACGCGGTCGAGGGCGAGACGGCCCACGACCGCCTGCTGGACCTGATCGACACGATCCTGTTCCCGCCGGACGACGCCCACCCCGACCGCCAGTTCCAGACGGCGGTGCTCGAACTCAAAGCGCAGGGCCCCTACGACGAGGCGTTCCGCCGGCACCTGCAGGACCACGACCGCACCCTCCGGACGCACGTCGAGGAGCACCTCGCCGACGGCGTCGAGTCGGGGGAGTTCCGCGAGGACCTCGACATCGAGGCCTCGGCGGACTTCCTCGTGACGGTGTTCAACGGCGCCCAGACCCGGAGCGTTGCTGTCGGCCGACCCATCGAGGAGAGCCGTGAGACCCTCGCGGCCCACATCGACTCGATGATCGTCGCCGACGGGGGTTGCGAGTGA
- the metX gene encoding homoserine O-acetyltransferase MetX, protein MNDDGCGNEEHGSVDDTSTARHTADTRALGPFQFEHGGSVPELELAYETYGEYDPEGGPNGRGNAVLVCHALTGSQHVASSPGEGDDGTTSDPTAGADDQARAWWDDVVGAGNAIDTNQYFVVCVNVPGSCYGSTGPASPHPDGGVWGSSFPAVTVGDWTRAQRRLLDSLGVERLHAVVGGSVGGMNALDWVRRYPESVDRVAPVATAARLDAQLLGMSAVARRAIRGDPEWHGGEYVAEGTHPDQGLALARQLGHLSYLSKDSMERKFGREERDRGIDSPFPAPPAAEAVPDREVENYLDYQAAGFVERFDANSYLYLTRAMEGFDLADGHASDADALAGFDGEALVLSITGDWHFTVADAAALTSAFEAAGSTATHHVVDSDHGHDAFLVEPAAVGPPLRTFLAGSAEDVADRLANDESDMTADARGDDDRNLTDVDRNRTDDDPNGTDGEPDAAERDGDSTRRGPVTPGTACSGLMG, encoded by the coding sequence ATGAACGACGACGGTTGCGGGAACGAGGAACACGGGAGCGTCGACGACACGTCGACGGCCCGCCACACCGCCGACACCCGAGCACTCGGTCCCTTCCAGTTCGAACACGGCGGCTCGGTTCCGGAGCTCGAACTGGCCTACGAGACTTACGGCGAGTACGACCCCGAGGGCGGCCCGAACGGGCGCGGGAACGCCGTCCTCGTCTGTCACGCGCTCACCGGGAGCCAACACGTCGCCAGCAGTCCCGGCGAGGGGGACGACGGAACGACGAGCGACCCGACCGCCGGCGCCGACGACCAAGCCCGGGCGTGGTGGGACGACGTGGTCGGCGCGGGGAACGCCATCGACACGAACCAGTACTTCGTCGTCTGTGTCAACGTCCCCGGCTCCTGCTACGGCTCGACCGGACCGGCCAGTCCCCACCCCGACGGCGGCGTGTGGGGGAGTTCGTTCCCGGCGGTCACCGTCGGCGACTGGACCCGCGCCCAGCGGCGGCTCCTCGATTCGCTCGGCGTGGAGCGACTCCACGCGGTCGTCGGCGGCAGCGTCGGGGGAATGAACGCCCTCGATTGGGTGCGACGCTACCCCGAGTCCGTCGACCGAGTGGCTCCGGTCGCGACCGCGGCCCGCCTCGACGCCCAGTTGCTCGGCATGAGTGCCGTTGCACGCCGTGCGATCCGGGGTGACCCCGAGTGGCACGGCGGCGAGTACGTCGCCGAAGGGACCCACCCCGATCAGGGGCTCGCCTTGGCGCGTCAACTCGGCCATCTGAGCTACCTCTCGAAGGACTCGATGGAGCGCAAGTTCGGCCGCGAGGAGCGCGACCGGGGGATCGACTCCCCGTTCCCGGCCCCCCCGGCCGCCGAGGCGGTCCCGGACCGCGAGGTGGAGAACTACCTCGACTATCAGGCCGCGGGGTTCGTCGAGCGCTTCGACGCCAACAGCTACCTCTATCTCACGCGGGCGATGGAGGGCTTCGACCTCGCGGACGGCCACGCGAGCGACGCCGACGCGCTCGCGGGCTTCGACGGCGAGGCGTTGGTGCTTTCGATCACCGGGGACTGGCACTTCACCGTCGCGGACGCGGCGGCGCTTACCTCGGCGTTCGAGGCCGCCGGGAGCACCGCCACCCACCACGTCGTCGACTCCGACCACGGCCACGATGCGTTCCTCGTCGAGCCAGCAGCGGTCGGGCCGCCGCTCCGGACGTTCCTCGCCGGGAGCGCCGAGGACGTCGCCGACCGCTTGGCGAACGACGAGAGCGACATGACGGCGGACGCGCGGGGCGACGATGACCGGAACCTGACTGACGTCGATCGGAACAGGACCGACGACGACCCGAACGGAACCGACGGGGAACCGGACGCCGCCGAGCGCGACGGCGACTCGACACGGCGCGGTCCGGTGACTCCCGGAACCGCGTGTTCCGGACTCATGGGCTAA